The region CGATCAGTAGACTTGGTCGTGGCCCTGATGGGTATTTTGGTGGGTGCCTGTCTTTGTAATCCTTGCCTTCGTTTCGACTACTGTGTTGTATGGCTTCCTAACTGTTGCTCTCCGCTCAGGCTTCCGGCGCGACAATGACTGTCCTTGATCCTGCCTACCCTCCAGCGAGACAGAAGATCTACCTCGAGGTTTCTCAGCCCCGCGCCCTGCTGAGAATTGGGCGTGCCACAGATGAGAACGGCCCCTTGGCCCCATTGGTACAACAGTACATTGATGATGAGCTCCAGCTCAAGGCCGAGGTCCCCGACCTCAGACTCCGTGATGACGGCTTCTTATACGGCGGTGAAGTGGACGGCAAGGACATCTTTGCCAGCGTCAGAGTATCCGTCTCTGCGCCACCAGACGTCCTGGTAGGACCTGACTCCAACCCCACACTCTCCTTCACTTCTGGCAGTGAAGGTAGACCCAAGGGTGTTTTGGGTAGGCATTTCAGCTTGGTCAAATACTTTGGCTGGATGGCCGAGCGGTTTAACCTCTCCTCGGAGAGCAAATACACTCTGCTTTCCGGCATTGCTCACGATCCGGTCCAGCGCGACATCTTCActccccttttcctcggCGCACAGCTCCTGGTGCCATCAAGAGAAGACATCCAGCACGAGAAGCTGGCCGAATGGATGCGCGAACACAAGCCTACCGTCACCCATCTTACCCCTGCCATGGGTCAGATTCTGGTAGGTGGAGCATCGGCTGAGTTCCCCAGCCTCGAGAACGTCTTCTTTGTCGGTGACGTTCTCACCACTAGGGACTGCCGCGCCCTCAGAAAGCTGGCCATCAATGCCAACATCATTAACATGTACGGCACGACTGAGACGCAAAGAGCCGTCAGTTACTACGAAATTCCCAGCCGTGCCAGGGAGCCTGACTATCTGGACAAGCTCAAGGACACTGTTCCGGCTGGTACCGGTATGCAAAATGTCCAGTTGCTAGTTGTCAACCGCGAAAACAGAGCGGAGCAGTGCAAGgtgggcgaggttggcgagaTCTTTGTCCGTGCGGCGGGCCTTGCCGAGTAAGTCACACAGTTGGTTGTGTTTTGCGTCGCTTTACTGACTTTCATGCACAGGGGCTACCTCGGTGACCCGGCGCTCAACGAGCAGAAGTTCTTGATGAACTGGTTCGTTGACAACGAGAAGTGGGTTGAGGCTGATGCCAAGGCCAGCAAGAACGAACCATGGAGAAAGTATTACAAGGGGCCAAGGGACAGATTGTACCGCACCGGTGATCTGGGTCGTTACCTCGAATCTGGCGATGTCGAGTGCGTCGGGCGTGCTGACGACCAAGTCAAGATTCGCGGCTTCCGTATCGAACTGAACGATATCGACAGCAACTTGAGCCAAAACCCACTCATCCGCGACTGCAAAACTCTCGTTCGGAGAGATCGTAACGAAGAGCCCACGCTTGTCAGCTACATTGTTCCTGAGAGCAAGGAGTGGGCTCGCTGGCTCCATGACCGGGGATTGGctgatgttgaggatgagggtgtgGAGATGGGTCCCGTCACAGTCTACTTGAAGAAGTACAGACGGATGCAAACGGAGGTTCGCGACCATTTGTCCACACGACTCCCGACATACGCTGTCCCAACCATCTACATTGTTCTCAGCAAGCTTCCGCTGAACCCCAATGGCAAGGTTGACAAGCCCAACCTTCCTTTCCCCGATATTGCTGAACTTGTTGAGGACGCTTCTGAGGATGATCTCCAGAACTGGGAGTCGCTCACTGAGACCGAAAGGACTGTGGCACAGTTCTGGGCCGACCTCATCCGTGGCTTGAACCCCAAGGCTATCAAGAGAGAAAACGGGTTCTTCGACCTCGGTGGTCACAGTTTGCTGGCTCAGCAGTTTCTGCTCAACGTGCGCAAGGGTCTCAACGCCGATGTGTCGATCAACACACTCTACGAACACCCTAGCCTTGCAGGATTCAGTGCTCAGATCGACAAGCTCCTTTCTAATGAGGCCGGCAGTGTAACAGCTGAAGCTGGAGAGGCCGCTTATTCTAAGTCTTTGGACGAGCTTCTGCAGCAACTTCCTGCCAAGTACCAGTCGGCTGACCGTGCAGCGCTTGACTCTGCAGAGCAGTTGACGATCTTCCTGACTGGTGCCACCGGCTTCTTGGGCTCATACCTTGTCCAAGAAATCCTTAGCCGTACCGTCAAGACCGTCAAGCTCATTGCTCATGTTCGTGGCGCCAAGGAATCTTCGGCGGCTCTTGTCAGACTTCAGCGGTCTCTGCAGGGGTATGGCCTGTGGAAGGATGAGTGGACCGGGAGGCTGAGTGCGGTCGTGGGTGACCTGTCTCAACCCCAGCTTGGCATTGACGATGCCACCTGGAAGACCCTGGCGGACGAGGCTGATGTCGTCATTCACAACGGCGCCACTGTCCATTGGGTTAAGAGATACCAAGACATGATGGCGGCCAACGTTTTGTCGACCATTGATGCCATGAAACTTTGCAATGAGGGCAAGCCTAAGGTCTTCTCTTTTGTCAGCTCCACCAGTGTGCTTGACACAGACTACTACATCAAGCTGTCCGAGGACTCCACCAGGACTGGCCAGGGTGCCATCTTGGAAAGCGATGACATGAATGGCAGCAGCACTGGGCTAGGCACTGGCTATGGTCAATCCAAGTGGGTGTCTGAGCAGCTTGTTCGTGAAGC is a window of Podospora pseudopauciseta strain CBS 411.78 chromosome 1, whole genome shotgun sequence DNA encoding:
- the LYS2 gene encoding large subunit of alpha-aminoadipate reductase (antiSMASH:Cluster_1; SMCOG1002:AMP-dependent synthetase and ligase; BUSCO:EOG092603D0; EggNog:ENOG503NWTQ; COG:Q); protein product: MSPLPDPTIDLDWSGYVGSIQEHFRAQAEAHPDRTCVVETKSSTTPERRFTYRQIYEASNTLAWHLHNAGVTNGDVVMIWAHRSVDLVVALMGILASGATMTVLDPAYPPARQKIYLEVSQPRALLRIGRATDENGPLAPLVQQYIDDELQLKAEVPDLRLRDDGFLYGGEVDGKDIFASVRVSVSAPPDVLVGPDSNPTLSFTSGSEGRPKGVLGRHFSLVKYFGWMAERFNLSSESKYTLLSGIAHDPVQRDIFTPLFLGAQLLVPSREDIQHEKLAEWMREHKPTVTHLTPAMGQILVGGASAEFPSLENVFFVGDVLTTRDCRALRKLAINANIINMYGTTETQRAVSYYEIPSRAREPDYLDKLKDTVPAGTGMQNVQLLVVNRENRAEQCKVGEVGEIFVRAAGLAEGYLGDPALNEQKFLMNWFVDNEKWVEADAKASKNEPWRKYYKGPRDRLYRTGDLGRYLESGDVECVGRADDQVKIRGFRIELNDIDSNLSQNPLIRDCKTLVRRDRNEEPTLVSYIVPESKEWARWLHDRGLADVEDEGVEMGPVTVYLKKYRRMQTEVRDHLSTRLPTYAVPTIYIVLSKLPLNPNGKVDKPNLPFPDIAELVEDASEDDLQNWESLTETERTVAQFWADLIRGLNPKAIKRENGFFDLGGHSLLAQQFLLNVRKGLNADVSINTLYEHPSLAGFSAQIDKLLSNEAGSVTAEAGEAAYSKSLDELLQQLPAKYQSADRAALDSAEQLTIFLTGATGFLGSYLVQEILSRTVKTVKLIAHVRGAKESSAALVRLQRSLQGYGLWKDEWTGRLSAVVGDLSQPQLGIDDATWKTLADEADVVIHNGATVHWVKRYQDMMAANVLSTIDAMKLCNEGKPKVFSFVSSTSVLDTDYYIKLSEDSTRTGQGAILESDDMNGSSTGLGTGYGQSKWVSEQLVREAGRRGLVGSVVRPGYILGDSETGVCNVDDFLIRMLKGCIQLQSRPHIINTVNAVPVNHVARVVVASALNPLTGDADGNVHVVHVTAHPRYRMNEYLASLEFYGYNAPEITYEDWKQKLEQFVSAGSLEKDSEQHALMPLFHFCMNDLPANTRAPEMDDRNAVAILKADADKWTDVDDSTGHGVNRDDVGKYLSYLSAIKFIGLPTERGRPLPKLKQETLESLAVGAAGGRGAAH